The region CCGTTGGCTTTTAAATTAAAAATAAACAAATTTCTACACAAATGAAGAGATTTATTTGCTTTAAATCCTGATTTTTTAAGCAACTTTTTAAATTTTTTAGCAATATGGTCAATGCTAATTCGATTATCTTTAAATCTATGCTTGGTTTTTTGAAAAAAATAAGTGCGGTTTGTATTAAAATTTTTTTCTTTAAAATAATCTTCATGTACTTTTTGAATAGAATTAAATTCTTTTGAATTTATAACAAATTCTCTAACACAAGTATTAATTCTTTTTTTTACCACATTTACTTTTATGTTGTATAAAGTTTTTCCGGTTGTGCTTAAAAAGGATGAAATATCTTGCATTTTTACTTTTTGCAGTTCGGCGCCCCTACACCCACTTATTGTCAGTAAATGTACAAACCATCCAGATATTGGGTCAATTTGTTTTAAGATTTTGACACATTTTATAATTAATTGATTAGTTTTTGGATTTAAGTACAGTTTTGGGGGGGTTTTAGAATTTTCTTGTTTATTTTCAGTTGATTTTTTTATCTTGTTTTTTAAGGTTTTATTTTTATCTATTATTTGTAATATTTTTTGATAATCATCGTGAATCTTAAGTAACACTTTTGCAGTGTTTTTTTTAAAATCTAGATAATCATTAATTTCCATTAATTAACTCCACTTTTAAATCAAACAAAATTAAATATCAAAATAAAATAATATCAATTTATATTAATTTCACCTCAAATTTTATCAAGAATTACCAATATTAGTCAAACCAAAAAAGTTTTAATTATGTGCAAAATTCGAGCTAGAATAGCTTTAGTAAGTGAAAAAACAATTTTTAAGCGAACATAAATGTAGCTAAATAAACGTTATTCTAAATATAATAAAAACTTTAAAATAAAGGGGGGATATATTGAATTTATATATTTTTGACTCTATCCTTTATAGATACTGTAGGGTGTATCCCTAATTTTTGTGGATTTTACTACCAATTTTTTGTTAAAATCCACTTACTTTTGTTGTTTTATATATTTATTTTTTATAGATTTTAAATCCATAAAAAAACAATCTCCATATAAAAACTAATAAGACTGGTTATTAATTAGTTTTGTTAGTTTTTTGCAGTAATACGGCAAGTAAAAAAGAAAAAATAGATAATAATAAAAATGTAAAAGCGATTTTGATTTTATTGCCTAGGTACAAATTATGAAGTCCTACGTAGCCAAAAGATAAACACAATAAAAATGTTATTAATACCAAATAAGATTGTTTATTTTGTCTATTTTTAGCCCCACAAGCGACACAAATTTCGTCATAATTTTTAATTAATCTTTTACAAGAAAAGCACTGTATATCATCATTAAAATATTTGTTCAAAATAAATTCTCCAAACAAAAATATAACTTGTAAAGTTGTAACACTCATTATAAAAAGAATTTATTTAATTTACTATCCTAATTTAGTAATTAAAAAATTTTGTTTCCATTTAATGGTTTTTGTTAATTTTTTACTATCTTTACGGGGGTAAATTTGCAGTATTTTTTATTTAAATCAAATAAAAATTGATGTATGCAAAATTGACTTTTTTCTATACGTTAACATACGTTAACATTTAGTTAATAAAAATTACAATTCAAATTGTACCAAAAACTAATACATTTTTATTAACCAATAGGCCCCGCATTATTTGCAAAATTCGGGTTGTAGG is a window of Borreliella afzelii DNA encoding:
- a CDS encoding tyrosine-type recombinase/integrase; translated protein: MEINDYLDFKKNTAKVLLKIHDDYQKILQIIDKNKTLKNKIKKSTENKQENSKTPPKLYLNPKTNQLIIKCVKILKQIDPISGWFVHLLTISGCRGAELQKVKMQDISSFLSTTGKTLYNIKVNVVKKRINTCVREFVINSKEFNSIQKVHEDYFKEKNFNTNRTYFFQKTKHRFKDNRISIDHIAKKFKKLLKKSGFKANKSLHLCRNLFIFNLKANGYNSFQIKELMKYSSTYEIDNIYGLSSASKIQAYECVKNSIGL
- a CDS encoding NINE protein; this encodes MNKYFNDDIQCFSCKRLIKNYDEICVACGAKNRQNKQSYLVLITFLLCLSFGYVGLHNLYLGNKIKIAFTFLLLSIFSFLLAVLLQKTNKTN